Proteins encoded within one genomic window of Aspergillus nidulans FGSC A4 chromosome VII:
- a CDS encoding uncharacterized protein (transcript_id=CADANIAT00008190), giving the protein MIALALLAPLLAGQTIGSVSPSLKRDDSKSNAFTPGTTDGCPAGWPTCGSSGICYNPDEGATCCPGGTYACPSSTFCLLDPYCCPDDLTPESCAKEYGLTLVPTSPPSESTTFPPPKPSDSDSENDSGGHHRPTAHPTSSDSANSSITLSPTPIRTSSVVLWPSLSVIPTGSPSAGQEPAYTGTGGSWRVRGGELATIAGAGALAIGVLCWV; this is encoded by the exons ATGATTGCTCTCGCCCTTTTGGCCCCCCTTCTGGCGGGCCAGACCATCGGGTCTGTTTCGCCTTCACTCAAGCGAGACGACAGCAAGAGCAATGCCTTCACTCCAGGAACGACCGACGGCTGCCCAGCCGGCTGGCCTACCTGCGGCTCCAGCGGCATCTGCTACAACCCAGACGAAGGAGCAACCTGTTGTCCAGGAGGAACTT ATGCCTgcccctcctccaccttctgCCTGCTAGATCCCTACTGCTGCCCCGACGACCTCACGCCCGAATCCTGCGCGAAAGAATATGGCCTCACTCTTGTCCCGACAAGCCCGCCGTCCGAGTCAACGACATTTCCGCCACCTAAACCAAGCGATAGCGATAGCGAGAACGACAGTGGTGGTCACCACCGACCGACCGCGCACCCGACGTCATCGGATTCCGCGAACAGCAGTATCACCCTTAGTCCGACACCTATCCGGACAAGCTCAGTTGTGCTGTGGCCGAGTCTGAGTGTTATCCCGACGGGGAGTCCCAGTGCGGGACAGGAGCCGGCCTATACAGGGACGGGCGGGAGTTGGCGAGTGAGAGGTGGAGAGTTGGCGACTattgctggtgctggggcTTTAGCCATAGGGGTGCTGTGCTGGGTTTGA
- a CDS encoding uncharacterized protein (transcript_id=CADANIAT00008192), with protein MPGRQRIQHKQDEPVPDYEALEAEARRYKHAVFLLVETIRKNSPADTLELIDAIRNTKSVSEAAGLVMQLSETASSPEGGTQRDSEARSQ; from the exons ATGCCCGGCCGACAACGTATCCAG CACAAACAAGACGAACCAGTCCCGGACTATGAGGCCCTGGAAGCGGAAGCAAGACGGTACAAACACGCGGTTTTCCTACTCGTCGAAACAATCCGGAAAAATTCTCCGGCAGACACCCTCGAGCTCATCGACGCCATCCGCAACACCAAGTCGGTTTCAGAGGCCGCTGGGCTTGTGATGCAACTGTCAGAAACTGCTAGCTCACCTGAAGGAGGTACTCAAAGAGATTCAGAGGCGCGCTCTCAATAA
- a CDS encoding uncharacterized protein (transcript_id=CADANIAT00008191) has protein sequence MGQERPTGRSLARRLLLAALDREEQGYPPAHQSLYPTIGSINYDPTVETPEPTDARARRFTINRTDASVLIPPSDKLLVFRALTGIDSTPALNLSHHTPRTAPNIGIYTRVVRAETKAAKRYRFHAALINTCLGIQIVVAAALTALGAARGPHNAVTAFGAINTIVAGILTYLKGSGLPDRLKHYQNEWRNIREYIEQRERELCLEGCGLDVEEEIRIIEQMYEGVKREIEATKSGGDNRSFSRDRTSTRRPVIQQTEQSREYAPRRSPSPARTSEAFEKHYHEPRREFTPRPPSPARVHERFEKHY, from the coding sequence ATGGGACAAGAGCGACCAACGGGCCGCAGTCTTGCAAGACGCCTCCTACTGGCGGCACTCGACCGTGAAGAGCAGGGCTATCCTCCTGCACACCAGTCCCTCTATCCGACTATTGGAAGCATAAATTATGATCCCACCGTCGAGACCCCAGAGCCCACCGATGCAAGGGCGCGACGCTTTACGATCAACAGGACAGATGCTAGCGTCCTCATCCCGCCAAGTGAcaagctcctcgtcttccgcGCTCTCACTGGGATCGACAGTACGCCGGCACTAAATCTGTCACACCATACTCCTCGAACAGCGCCTAATATTGGCATCTACACGCGGGTCGTGAGGGCCGAAACTAAAGCCGCCAAACGATACCGCTTCCACGCTGCCTTGATCAACACCTGTCTGGGCATCCAGATCGTGGTCGCTGCTGCACTGACAGCTCTCGGTGCGGCGCGCGGCCCTCACAATGCTGTAACTGCTTTCGGCGCCATCAACACTATCGTCGCCGGTATTCTCACCTACCTGAAAGGCTCAGGCCTTCCAGACCGCTTGAAACACTATCAGAACGAATGGCGCAACATTCGGGAATACATTGAACAGCGAGAACGTGAATTATGTCTAGAAGGATGTGGCCTGgacgttgaagaagagatccGGATTATCGAGCAAATGTACGAAGGTGTCAAACGCGAGATCGAGGCGACAAAGAGCGGGGGCGACAACAGGTCATTCAGTCGTGACAGGACGTCTACCCGACGACCAGTGATCCAGCAAACAGAGCAAAGTAGGGAATACGCCCCTCGTCGTTCGCCGAGTCCCGCAAGGACTTCAGAAGCCTTTGAGAAGCATTACCACGAGCCACGAAGGGAATTCACCCCTCGACCGCCGAGTCCTGCAAGAGTGCACGAGCGTTTCGAGAAACACTATTAG